One Penaeus chinensis breed Huanghai No. 1 unplaced genomic scaffold, ASM1920278v2 CTG_1669, whole genome shotgun sequence DNA window includes the following coding sequences:
- the LOC125024645 gene encoding heat shock 70 kDa protein-like, with protein MSKPLPFIGIDLGTTYSCVAIFQNGKVDIIANDQGNRTTPSYVAFNDNERLIGEAAKNQAGINPTNTVFDAKRIIGMSYDDPIVKTERKTWPFEVTNSDGKPKINVKYKNELKSYYPEEISSMVLLKMRETAEAYLGTTVKDAVITVPAYFNDSQRQATKDAGTIAGFNVHRIINEPTAAALAYGINNKNEENKENEEKNILIYDFGGGTFDVSILTIDDGVFEVKATAGDTHLGGEDIDDVMVDYFVKHIKEKYRINIADSKRAMRRLKTACEQAKRTLSSSTQAEITLESLYDGTDVNLSISRAKFNVLCDKLFQSTLTFVERALRDAKMDKSSINEVVLVGGSTRIPKVQELLSNHFQKKLNKSINPDEAVAYGAAVQAAILSGNSCQSLKDVLLIDVAPLSLGIETKGGIMTVLIDRNTGIPIKKTNTFTTNEDNQKEVNIKVYEGERHYTKDNNLLGTFILSGIPEGKQGEPQIEVTFDIDANGILNVKAVEKNSGIEQSITIKNDSRSSKEQIEKMVQEAEKHKEEDMKMKEASEAKNNLYQTCYTMKDLTKSTTANSKGYENQIDEVISWIDENPKKTKEEYLKKNQELNELQEKILNDLSCNKSNKDTEDTLKAEPEHEPKIEEVD; from the coding sequence atgtctaAACCATTACCTTTTATCGGTATTGATCTTGGTACAACTTATTCATGTGTTGCCATTTTCCAAAATGGAAAAGTGGATATTATTGCCAACGATCAAGGCAATCGGACTACACCGTCCTATGTagcttttaatgataatgaaaggctAATTGGCGAAGCTGCAAAGAATCAGGCGGGGATAAATcctactaataccgtcttcgatGCTAAGCGTATTATAGGAATGAGTTATGATGACCCTATtgtaaaaacagaaaggaaaacctGGCCATTTGAGGTTACTAATAGCGATGGTAAGccgaaaataaatgtaaaatataagaaTGAACTAAAATCATATTATCCTGAAGAAATATCTTCAATGGTTTTATTAAAGATGAGAGAAACTGCTGAGGCATATTTGGGTACCACAGTGAAAGATGCAGTCATTACAGTTCCAGCTTATTTTAACGATTCTCAGCGACAAGCGACTAAAGATGCAGGAACTATTGCAGGATTTAATGTACATCGAATCATTAATGAACCTACGGCCGCAGCCCTTGCTTAtggaattaacaataaaaatgaagaaaataaagaaaatgaagaaaaaaatatattaatttacgaTTTTGGTGGTGGTACATTTGATGTATCGATCTTAACTATAGATGATGGAGTATTTGAAGTCAAGGCTACTGCGGGAGATACTCACCTGGGAggtgaagatattgatgatgttatggtAGATTACTTTGTGAAACATATCAAGgagaaatatagaataaatatagcgGATAGTAAACGGGCAATGCGACGCCTAAAAACTGCATGTGAACAAGCCAAGAGGACATTATCGTCATCTACTCAAGCTGAAATTACACTGGAATCTCTATACGATGGCACTGATGTTAATTTGTCTATATCTCGTGCTAAATTCAATGTACTTTGTGATAAATTATTTCAAAGTACATTAACTTTCGTAGAAAGGGCTTTGAGAGACGCCAAGATGGACAAAAGTTCTATAAATGAGGTTGTGTTAGTTGGAGGATCTACCCGCATACCAAAAGTACAAGAACTTTTGAGtaatcattttcaaaaaaaattaaacaaatctaTTAATCCGGATGAGGCTGTAGCATATGGAGCCGCTGTGCAAGCAGCCATTTTATCTGGAAATTCATGTCAATCTCTAAAAGATGTTCTTCTTATCGATGTGGCTCCATTATCATTAGGCATAGAGACAAAGGGTGGTATAATGACTGTGTTGATTGATAGAAACACAGGCATACCAATAAAGAAGACTAATACCTTTACAACTAATGAGGACAATCAAAAAGaggtaaatattaaagtttatgaaGGAGAACGTCactatactaaagataataatttattGGGTACATTTATTTTGAGCGGCATACCCGAGGGTAAACAAGGTGAGCCTCAGATCGAAGTAACCTTTGATATTGACGCTAATGGAATTTTGAATGTAAAAGCAGTTGAAAAAAATAGTGGTATTGAACAGAGTATTACTATCAAAAATGATAGCCGTTCATCTAAAGAACAAATTGAGAAAATGGTTCAGGAAGCTGAAAAGcataaggaggaggatatgaaaatgaaagaagctAGTGAAGCAAAAAATAATCTATATCAAACCTGTTATACAATGaaggatttaacaaaatctacaaCGGCTAATAGTAAGGGGTATGAAAACCAGATAGATGAGGTAATCTCATGGATTGATGAAAATcctaaaaaaacaaaggaagaatacttaaaaaaaaatcaagaattgaACGAATTACAGGAGAAAATATTAAATGATTTATCTTGTAATAAATCAAATAAGGACACTGAAGATACACTAAAAGCAGAGCCCGAACATGAACCAAAAATTGAAGAAGTTGATTAA